A portion of the Melitaea cinxia chromosome 1, ilMelCinx1.1, whole genome shotgun sequence genome contains these proteins:
- the LOC123654156 gene encoding zinc finger protein 628-like: MVPLAAVSSIRPEHNLVQNENYTSMATMTSLPAVSIHDSSEVISCDFSTVTSEHNISTVTSTNQESNNVQNLTSMDNIQKISIEQLTSAPIRFKKSLQCDMPNCNKEFMSEPKLKKHKSSHNKDSSTKSARQITVECPVKKILENGLEESCGRIFHVREELVKHLNEEHTIEEAAYRCQECGRRFFWASGLRAHARAHAGRAGRSALACPWPGCARVFRQPCRLREHARAHTGDKPYPCRYPNCGWSFRTASKLLRHARRHTGERRHACATCGRAFLRREHLRDHAARHHAPAARRAHACPHAGNYSPHTTALAGAPRAPLVRREHLRDHAARHHAPAARRTHACPHAGNYSPHTTALAGAPRAPARPRRAAPRARRAPHLVRREHLRDHAARHHAPAARRTHACPHAGNYSPHTTALAGAPRAPARPRRAAPRARRAPHARLPAHCQQSFTNMSSLYMHTKKVHKKKENDQPANPTTSDNQELPKVTSENLFMVSLLEAGAAGAAGAEEAHAARTHCTWPLARAPPCAPDACVLADDVQVEQSEGFENNIYTVRSDLFLHGNVLHNEDSEPMSRCVRVAEDGALALDADLLLDAPSVHLDQEELYTDAVDESSFRVFLLSGEELA, translated from the exons ATGGTTCCCTTAGCCGCTGTGTCATCAATACGTCCAGAACATAATTTGGTGCAAAATGAGAATTATACGTCTATGGCCACAATGACAAGCTTACCAGCAGTATCAATACATGATTCTTCTGAAGTTATTTCATGTGACTTTAGTACTGTGACCTCTGAACACAACATATCTACAGTAACATCTACAAATCAGGAATcaaataatgttcaaaatttaacttctatggataacatacaaaaaatttcCATCGAACAGTTGACCAGTGCACCAATAAGATTTAAg AAATCATTGCAGTGTGATATGCCAAATTGTAACAAAGAGTTTATGAGTGAaccaaagttaaaaaaacataaaagttcACACAACAAAGACAGCAGTACTAAATCTGCAAGGCAGATAACAGTGGAGTGTCCAGTTAAAAAGATTCTCGAAAATGGGTTGGAAGAGTCATGTGGAAGAATATTTCATGTTAGAGAGGAACTTGTAAAACATTTGAATGAAGAGCATACAATAGAAGAGGCAGCTTATAG GTGTCAGGAGTGCGGGCGGCGGTTCTTCTGGGCGTCAGGTCTCCGTGCGCACGCCCGCGCCCACGCGGGGCGTGCGGGGCGCTCGGCGCTGGCGTGTCCGTGGCCGGGCTGCGCGCGCGTGTTCCGCCAGCCCTGCCGCCTGCGCGAGCACGCGCGGGCGCACACCGGCGACAAGCCCTACCCCTGCCGATACCCG AACTGTGGCTGGTCGTTCCGCACGGCCAGCAAGCTCTTGCGGCACGCGCGGCGGCACACGGGCGAGCGGAGACACGCGTGCGCCACGTGCGGCCGCGCCTTCCTGCGCCGCGAGCACCTGCGCGACCACGCCGCGCGGCACcacgcgcccgccgcgcgccgcgcgcaCGCCTGCCCGCACGCCGGTAACTACAGCCCACACACTACTGCGCTAGCTGGTGCGCCGCGAGCACCT CTGGTGCGCCGCGAGCACCTGCGCGACCACGCCGCGCGGCACcacgcgcccgccgcgcgccgcacGCACGCCTGCCCGCACGCCGGTAACTACAGCCCACACACTACTGCGCTAGCTGGTGCGCCGCGAGCACCTGCGCGACCACGCCGCGCGGCACcacgcgcccgccgcgcgccgcac CTGGTGCGCCGCGAGCACCTGCGCGACCACGCCGCGCGGCACcacgcgcccgccgcgcgccgcacGCACGCCTGCCCGCACGCCGGTAACTACAGCCCACACACTACTGCGCTAGCTGGTGCGCCGCGAGCACCTGCGCGACCACGCCGCGCGGCACcacgcgcccgccgcgcgccgcacGCACGCCTGCCCGCAC aCTGTCAGCAAAGCTTCACGAACATGAGTTCCCTGTATATGCACACGAAGAAAGtacataaaaagaaagaaaatgatCAACCAGCGAATCCCACGACTAGTGACAATCAAGAATTACCAAAAGTAACGTCCGAAAATTTGTTCATG GTGAGTCTGCTGGAGGCGGGCGCGGctggcgcggcgggcgcggagGAGGCGCACGCGGCGCGCACGCACTGCACGTGGCCGCTGGCGCGCGCCCCGCCCTGCGCGCCCGACGCCTGCGTGCTGGCCGACGACGTGCAG GTGGAGCAATCTGAAGGAtttgaaaataacatatatacTGTGAGAAGTGATCTGTTTCTTCACGGAAACGTTCTGCACAACGAGGACAGCGA GCCGATGTCCCGCTGCGTGCGCGTGGCGGAGGACGGCGCGCTGGCGCTCGACGCCGACCTGCTGCTGGACGCGCCCTCCGTGCACCTCGACCAG GAGGAACTCTATACAGACGCCGTGGACGAGTCTTCCTTCAGAGTATTTCTGCTCAGTGGCGAGGAACTTGCATAA